The Macaca nemestrina isolate mMacNem1 chromosome 1, mMacNem.hap1, whole genome shotgun sequence genome contains the following window.
gtaatcccagcactctgtagGAGGTCgtggtaggcagatcacctgaagtcaggagtttgagactagcctggccaacatgatgaaaccccatctctactaaaatacaaaaattagccaggcatggtggcaggtgcctgtaatcccagctactcgggaagctaaggcaggaaaatcgcttgaactcaggaggtggaggttgtgtgagccaagatcacgtcactgcactcctgcctgggcgacagagccagactctgtctcaaaaaaaaaaaaaaaaaaaaaaaagtcacttcttTTTGAGTGCTCTCAAGATCTTCCCAGTGTTTTTGTTGCTCTGCAGTTTCAccatttaaaagtttgtttttataatttatccCAGTTAATACATATTATGAAGAAATATGTAGATTCATggttgtattttgtttgtttatttttgagacaggatctctctgccacccaggagtgcagtgacacaatcattgctcactgcggcctcaaactccttggctcaaacagtccttccgcctcagcctcccaagtagccaagacTATGGGCACATGCCAGTGTGccagacttttaattttttgtagagacaagatctctctgtgttgcccaggctggtttccaactcctggactcaagtgatcattctgtcttggcttcccaaaatgctagcattataggtatgagccgctgtgcctggccatattaATGTTTTATCTTGTTCTTGAAAATGCTGagccattatctcttcaaatatgccttaaggccgggcgcggtggctcaagcctgtaatcccagcactttgggaggccgagacgggcggatcatgaggtcaggagatcgagaccatcctggctaacacggtgaaaccccgtctctactaaaaaatacaaaaaactagccgggcgaggtggcaggcgcctgtagtcccagctactcgggaggctgaggcaggagaatggcgtgaacccgggatgtggagcttgcagtgagccgagatctggccactgcactccagcctgggcggcacagcgagactccgtctcaaaaaaaaaaaaaaaaaaaaaaaagacagtttcccctattgcccaggctggagtgcagtggcacaatctcagctcactgcaacctccacctcccgggctcaagtgattcttgtacctcagcctcccaaatagctgggactacaggcgtgtgtcactatgcctggctaatttttgtgtttttagtagagcagaattttcaccatgttggccaggctggtctcgaactcctggcctcaagtaatctgtctgcctcagcccccaaagtgctgggattacaagtgtgagccaccatgccctgccttcaAATATGTCTTCTTCCTTCACCCTTTAATTCTGAGACTCCAAATTTATGTGTATTAGACTTTCACAATCTATTCTATATGTCTTGGCCTCTCCATAACTTTCATTTCCTATCTCTTTGTGTTGCATCTTGAATACCTTTTTCTGATCTATGCCTCTGCCTGCCTCTAATTTGCTGTTTTAACTTGtccactgcattttaaaaaattgatacttTATTTTTGGAGCAGCTTTATGTCtatagaaaaattgagcagaaaatacagggttcttccctctctccctccttctcccaacTTCTAGTAACATCTTGCACtaatgtggtacatttgttacaactgatgaacctatattgatatattattattaactaaagttcctAGTTTACATTTGGGTTCATTCTTGGTcttgtacattctttttttttttttttttttttttgagacggagtctcgttctgtcacccaggctggagtgcagtggccggatctcagctcactgcaagctgtgccttctgggtttatgccattctctaTTTGATATTCAGTAACCTTATGAGATATAATTATTATGCCTCTTAAAGATGAGACAGCTGAAGCATAGAGTGATTAAGTAAAACTGGGTTATTAATAAGGCCaaatttaaatgagataacacatgtGATATGTCAGGCACATATAAGGTGGTCAGTAAATAGCAGCTAGCATTATGATCACTAATAATTTTTGGATATAAAATTATGTGATATGATCTAAATAAGATTCatttgctcaaaaaatattttatggagcATTTAGTGTGACCATGTGTACTACTAAATGCTAAGGAAACAGAGAGGAATAAGACAGATATGGTCCAGAGATAGACACATAAACATTTACAAGTCATCCTGGGGAGTGCTGTGTTGGGGCAAGAATAGGGTGCTTTGGGAGTCAGGGAAGATATACCAGAAGAAATGCCCTCTAGGCTTATACCTGAAGAATGAATTGGAGGTATGGGATGGAAGGAATTGCACAGGTAGTAGTGATTGTGAAAGCCTAGAGGGGAGAGAGTGCATGCTGCTCTTATTTAAAGAAGtgaaagggccgggcgcagtggctcccacctgtaatcccagcactttggaaagctgaggaggCTGGCGGAtacctgagcttgggagtttgagaccagcctggccaacatggcaaaaccctgtctctactaaaaatgcaaaaattacagtccaggcgcagtggctcacgcctgtaagcccagtagtttgggaggctgaggcgggcagatcacctgaggttgggagttcaagaccagtctgaccaacatggagaaaccccatctttacaaaaaatacaaaatacaccaggcttggtggcacatgcctgtaatcccagctactcgggagactgaggcaggagaaccacttaacccgggaggtggaggttgtggtgagccaagatcgtgccattgcactccagcctgggcaacaagagtaaaactccatctccaaaaaaaaaaaaaaaaaaaattagccaggtgtggtggcagacgcctctaattccagctgctcaggaggctgaggcacaagaatcgcttgaacctgggaggtagaggttgcagtgagccaagatcacaccactgcattctagcatTGGTGacagactctatctaaaaaaacaaacaaaaaaaggaacgGACAGGGTGTATGTATAAGATTTTAGGAAAAGTGTGGAAAGTGAGGCTGGAGAGGTGGACAGGTGCCATATTCTGAAAAGCTTTATAAACCCTACTACAAGAGTTGGACCTTTATCTTTAGGGCATTGGAAAGTCtttgaatgtttttttgtttttgtttttttccaggaGTAACATGATTTAGAAAGACCATTCTGTGCTATCCTACAAAACATGCTCAAGAGTTTAAAATAGAAAGATTACTCTGGCTGAATTGTGggcataataataacaatagctttAAATACTaacttcatttaatccttataataacCCTTGGAGGTAGGTCTTATTGTCTTGTTTTTATAGATGAAGagggaaaataagaaagaaattgagactTGGAGAGCTTACTTCACTCACAAAAATTCACACACTTAATAGGAAGTGGAGTCATGGACCTAGGTCTTTCTGAATCTAAAGCTGTATTGCTGAATCACCTTGAATTAGTTATGATTTGTTATGACCTGCTTTATGTTTACTCTGTGAGAAATTCTCATTCATTCTTATAGTGTTATTAGCATATTCCATGATAGTTTACAAAgcatttaatgtcattttttaatttagcCTCCTTTGAAACTGTGAATTAGGTGGTGGTATCTCCATTTTGCAGGTatgaaaactgaggcttgagGTATGGTCCCATACACCTAGAAGgtggtggagctgggacttgaacaCCAAGCTCTTGACAGAAGAAAACCTTCTTATTGGGTATCTTGTGAACATGCACACTTTCTTCTTGGGACTGTGCCCTTTGTTCATTGTGTGAATGCTTATAAAGTTCTTTCCTTCCAGGTTTTGGAGATCATATTCATTGGAGGACACTGGAAGATGGGAAGAAAGAAGCAGCTGCCAGGTACAAGACATGGTTTTAGGTCATTCATGGTGGTAAAACACTTTTCAGTTATCAACTTAATGTTAATTTTGGTGAAGGGCTATACCAAGGCAGAGCAAGAACTGAATAGTTGCCTAATTACAACAGCAATAATATTGGCTAACATTTATAGTtgagccttgaacaacatggttttttttttttcttttttgagacagagtcttgctctgtcacccaggctgcagtagagtggtgtgatcttggttgattgcaacctccacctcccaggttcaagcgattcttgtcaagcctcagcctcccacatagctgagattataggcatgtgctaccagtttttgtagtttttagtagacacagggtttcaccatgttggccaggctggtcttgagctcccaacctcacgcgatctgcctgcctcggcctcccagagtgctgggattacagatgtgagccatcatgcccggccagacaacatggatttgaactgcacaggtccacttgtatgtggatttttttcaataataaatgtaTTGGAAGATGTTATGGAGATTTCAAGCAGTTTGAAAAAACTTGCAGATGAACGGCAAAGCCTAGAAATACCAAAAAACTTCAGAAAATGGTACAAGTGTATAAAACatatgtagatactagtctatattatcatttactaccataaaacatacagaaatccAGAAATCTacaagttaaaatttatcaaaacttctgcacactggctgggtgcggtggctcatgcctgtaatctcagcactttggtaggttgaggcaggcagatcacttgagcccaggaatttgagaccaatctgggcaacatggtgaaaccccttctctacaaaaactaacAGTTATTTGGgggggggttgaggtgggaggaccaattgagcctgggagtttgagggtgcagtgagctgagaccatgccactgcactgcagcctggaaacagagtgagaccctgtctaaaaagcttctgtccagccatggtggctcatgcctgtaatctcaacactttgggaggctgaggtgggcggattatctgaggtcgggagttcaagaccaccctggccaacatggtgaaaccccgtctctactaaaaatacaaaaattacctgggcatggtgtgcgcgcctgcagtcccagctactaggggaggttgaggcaggagaatcacttgaacctgggaggcggaggttgcagtgagctgagattgcaccactgcactccagcctgggagacagagcaagactctgtctcgaaaaaaaaaaaattaattaataaataaaaataaaaataaaaaaacttctgcacacaAACAGTTATAGACCACACATGATGCCATTTGCAGAAGGGAGAAATGTACACAAATTTAAAGATGCcatattaaatcataactgcataaaaattAACTGTAGTATATAACATATGACTAATAATTTTGTGGCGACCTCCTTTTGCTATGGAGATGAGCTCAAGTATTGTGAGTATCCACTTAAAATGCGGTGCAACATTAATCATCTTCAGTGAGCAGTACGTCTCTCCAGTGTATTGTGTATTGCAATATAAAGTAGtctctcagctgggcatggtggctcatacctgtaatcccaacactttaggaggccaaggtgggtggatcacttgaggtcaggagttcgagaccagcctggccaacatggtgaaaccctgtctctactaaaaatacaaaaaacttagctgggcgtggtgggtgcatacctgaaatcccagctactcggggggctgaggcaggataatcgcttgaacccgggagacggaggttgcagtgacccaagatcatgccactgcactccagcctggggtctcaacaacaacaacaaaaagtaatcTCTTACAACTCTTGCATATTTTTCCTGGTATTTAGTACAATATCATAAACCTAGAATAACACCATGAAACCCATACAAGGTGCCATTGGTGATGCTGGAAGTGTTCCCAAGAAGCAAAGAATGCTCatgacattataagaaaaaattgaattgcttgatatgtactGTAGACTGAGGTCTACAGAGGTAGTTGCTTGCCGTTTCAAGATaaatgaactcttttttttttttttttttggaaatgataTCTTGCTCTGGCCCAGCCAAATGAATCATTTTTGAGAGTCtcaagcaggaggattgcttgagcccagtagatagagaccagcctgggcaacaaagtaagaccttgtctctacaaacaaaaaaaaaaaaacaactttttttttaaagataaatccAGCGTAAGAACCAATTGtgtaaaaaaaaaggaaattcatgaAGTTGTCACTGTAGCCACGCCAACAGGCGCAAAAACCTTGCACGTTTTGCCAAATGCCTTTTTATGTGCATAATATGCAGCTTTTATGTGGGTACTATAAGAAAGGCATACCTATTGACTCTAATATGATTTGAGAAAAAGCAAAGTCATTATATGGCAACTTAAAGCAAAAAGGTGGTGAAGGATCTAAAGCTGGAGTATTTAATGCCAACAAATGATGGTTTGCTGATTTTAGAAAGAGGTctggctttaaaaatgtcaagataggctgggtgcagtgatgccggtaatagcagcactttggcagtccaaggtgagtggatcatttgaggttaagagtttatgaccagcctggcccacatggtgaaaccccatctttacaaaaaatataaaaattagccaggcgatggtggcccacacctataatcccagctactcgggaggctgaggcaggagcatcgcttgagcctgggaggcggaggttgtgtgagccgagatcctgccactgcactccagcctgggtgacagagtgagacccagtctcaaaaacaaaaacaaaaacaaccaaaaaaaaaaaagagatacaggAGAAGCAGCTTATGCTAACTAAGAGGCAGCAGATGAATTCtcagacaccattaagaaaatcacCGAAGAGAAAGGATATCTGCCTGAACAGGTATTTAATGCAGATTAAGGTAccctattttggaaaaaaaaaaaaaagccacaaaggaCATTATTAGTAAggaagaccaacctgggcaacatgggaaactctgtctctacaaaaaatagaaaaattagctgggtgtggtggcgcatgcctgttgtccctgctactcaggagtctgaggtgggaggattgcttgagcctggaagactgaggctgcagtgagctatgactgcaccactgaactgtagcctgggtaacagaataagaccctatttcagttttcaaaaaagaaaaaaaaaaaagaagagaagcaagTACCAAGATTGAAGGCAAGAAGAGATAGGCTAACTCTACTGTTTTATGCAAaaaaccccagcactttgggaggtagaggtaggACGACtaccagagcccaggagtttgagtcagGTTTGTCATCAGAACTGCCCTTGTCTATAAAGCTGTTAACCCCCAGCCTTGAAGAGCAAAGATAAACACCAGCTACCAGTGTTTAGGTTGTGCAATAAGAAGGCTTAGACAACAAGAACCCTTTTTCTGGATTGGTTCCATCAatgctttgtccctgaagtcaggaagtacctAGTCAATAAGAGACTgccttttaaagttattttgataTTGAACAATACTCTGGCCACCCAGAGCCCCATGAGTTCAACACCAAAGGCATAAAAATGGTCTATttgcggctgggcatggtggttcacgcctgtaatcccagcactttgggaggccgaggcggggagatcacctgaggtcgggagttccagaccagcctgatcaacttgaagaaaccccgtctctactaaaaatacaaaattcaccaggcctggtggtgcatgcctataaagccagctactcaggaggctgaggcaggagaatcacttgaacctgggaggtggaggttgcagtgaactgatatcacaccattgcattccagcctgggcaataagtgtgaaactctgtctcaaaaagaaagaaagaaagaaggaaagaaggaaggaaggaaggagagaagcagagaagagaaaagaaagaaagaggtctATTTGCCTCCAAACAGTATTTCAATCAACTACTACATCAGGGGGTGATAAGGACCTTTAAGGCTCATTACACACCGTCCTATATGGAAAATAGACTGTCAAAGCTATGGAAGAGAACTGCAATAGAGAGAACATCATGAAAGTTTAGGAGGGTTATACCATTGAAGATGCCATTGTTGTTACAGAAATAGCTGTGAAGACCATCAAGCCTGaaacaataaattcctgctgGATAAAACTGTGTCCAGATGTACATATGACTTCACAGGGTTTATGACACATAATTaaaatcatgaaagagattgtggatatggcaaaaaaaaaaaatgaggggtAAAGGGTTTTAAGATATGATCTTGGATAAATTCAAGAGCTAACAGACACCAAATCAGAGGAATGAACAGAAGATAACTTGATGGAGATGAGTGCCAAATGATGAGGAAAAAACACGTAGAAGAAGCACTGCCAGAAAACAGATCTGGCAGAAGGTTTTAATTATTTAGGAGTGCTTTTGACTTATTTTACAACATGGAACCTTCTAAGATATGTGCCCTGAAACTAAATCAAAGAAAAAGGATTGGTATtgtatagaaacatttttagagaaatgaaaaagcaaaaaagtcagacagaaattatatttccataaagttacaccaagtgtgcctgcctgttctgcctccccttccaccctcttctgcctctgccatcctgagacagcaagaccaacccctcctcttcctcctcctcctcttcctcagcctactcagtgtgaagacaaggatgaagacctttatgagtatccacttccacttaatgaatactgaatatgtttttgtttctttatgattctctttttcttcttttttcccgcCTGCTTCCTGGAAaggttttcttaataacattttctttaatttactttattgtaagaatacaatatataataatacactcaaaatatgtgttaactgaATATATTATTAGTAAGGCTTccggtcaacagtaggctattagtagttaagttttagggagtcaaaagttatatgcagatttttgacTGCGTCAGGGGTCAGTGCCCCTCATCCTGgcgttgttcaagggtcagctgtactAAGTGCTACTGTGTATTAGGCATTAAATTATGCAAATCAACTTATTTAACTCTCACAACAACTTTGAGGTTGGTGTTACTGTTACCttaattttagagatgaaaaaagtCAGGCACAGTTTTTTCTACGTTTActaaaataacttgcccaagagcacacagctagcaagtggcagaCCCAAGCACTCTGGCTTCAGAGCCTGCTCTTTAAACCTGTACACCATACTGCCTGCTAGAGTCAAGTTGAATAGTCTATAACGTCTCAAGTAGGTTTAGttaagtatttttagtagagacagggtttcaccatgttggccaggctggtctcgagctcttgacctcaggtgatcctccctcctctgcctcccaaagtgctgggattacaggcgtgagccaccatgccaggcctgtgtttacatttatttaaccctcacaacaacctACTAGATTGGGAAACCTGTGAAATAACTGTGGTTATTTTATAGAAGGGGAAATTGAAGTACAGAAAAGTTATATAATTTGCCAGCAATTACAACACGAGTAAGTGGAGGAGCCAAGACTTGAATGTTTTTTCTGTACTGTACAAGAGAGATACAAAGACCCCAGTATATGTGCATCTacaatatacacacatgcacaggcacactcACATTTCTGCACCTACCATCCTATAGTGCTTGCTGTTTATACAAGAGATCCAACGGTTTCATCGCTCTGGGTCTCAAACCTTCTGCAATAACAGAGTTGCCAGATTGagcaagtaaaaataaagaatggccaggcatggtggtttatgcctttagccccagcaccttgggaggccaaggcgggtggatcacctggggtcaggagtttgagaccagcctggccaacatagtgaaaccccatctctactaaaaatacaaaaattagccgggtgtggtggcgcccacccgtagtcccagctacttgggaggctgagacaggagaatcgcttgaacctaggaggtggaggttgcagtgagctgagatcgcaccactgcagtccaggctgggtaacagagcgagactctgtctcaaaaaataataataataaaataaaggatgCAGGCCAGGCACTTtggctcacacacctgtaatcccagtactttgggaggcagaggtggcacaattacttgagcccaggagtttgagaccagcctgagcaacatactgacacctcatctctaaaaaagaaaaaataaataataaaaaattaaagatgcccagttaaatttgaagtTTAGATAAGcaccaaataattttaaatatatctatgcaatatttgggacacacttaagcttaaaaatgtttttggtgtttatctgaaactcaaatgtaactgggcatcctgtattttatctggcaaccctactaAGGAGAAAAATTCCTATTTTGTCTTTCAAGTTCTAAGTCAAATGACTATTCCTACATAAAGTCTTCAGTCATTTCTCTGGGTAGTTTGTGTTTCCCTTCTGTTCTTTTATAATCTCACCTGCATCTATCCATTATAATATGTATTACTTTGATTGTAGGCGCCTGATCCTTCCCATTCCGACCTTTTATCTTTTGTGGGGAAAGCGTTTTATGTTCATCTCTGAATTCCCAAACTTGGAGATGTTGAATGATTGAAATGGTAAttgaataaacatttactgagagcCAGTAGGTTTAAGAGGAGGAATGAAGGAGAACCAGCATTTATTAATTGCCTTCTATATGCTAAATATAGTGCTGATTGCTTACAATATTTAATGCCCCTTAGGCCTTATTAATAAAATGGAGGGGCAGTCTTTGGCCGCAGGAAGATCACATTCTCCTGAGGCCTATAACATTTGGCATACATAACTGATGCCATTCTAGTCTCTGTATCTCCTTTCTGAGAAAGCTGAACCTGGGCCTAGTTGGCGTAGAACTCCAGTTTCCATAGAAACAAGAGGGTCTGTAAAAGTCGAGGGAGACAGGAAGAGAAGTTTGCACTTCCGGCTTACGTCAGAGACGCGTACAACCCGGAAGTTGAGGCAGCGCGTTTGCTTATGGTCGCTCCCTGAGAGGATGCCGCTTGTGGTGTTTTGTGGGCTGCCGTACAGCGGCAAGAGCCGACGAGCTGAAGAGTTGCGCATGGCGCTGGCTGCTGAGGGCCGCGCGGTGTACGTGGTGGATGACGCAGCTGTCCTGGGCGCAGAAGACCCAACCGTGTACGGCGATTCTGCCCGTGAGAAGGCATTGCGTGGAGCTCTGCGAGCCTCCGTGGAACGGCGCCTGAGTCGCCACGACGTGGTCATCCTGGACTCACTTAACTACATCAAAGGTTTCCGTTACGAGCTCTACTGCCTGGCACGGGCGGCGCGCACCCCGCTCTGCCTGGTCTACTGCGTACGGCCCGGCGGCCCGAGCGCGGGACCTCAGGTGGCGGGCGCGAAGGAGAACCCGGGCCGGAACGTCAGTGTGAGTTGGCGGCCACACGCTGAGGAGGACGGGAGACCCCAGGCGGCGGGCAGCAGCGTCCTCAGGGAACTGCATACTGCGGGCTCTGTAGTAAATGGAAGTGTCCAGGCCGACGTACCCAAGGAGCTGGAGCGAGAAGAATCCGGGACTGCAGAGTCTCCAGCTCTCGTGACTCCGGAATCAGAGAAATCTGCAAAGCACGTGTCCGGTTCCTTTTACTCTCCAGAACTCCTGGAGGCCCTAATGCTGCGTTTTGAGGCTCCCGATTCTCGGAATCGCTGGGACCGGCCTTTATTCACTTTGGTGGGGCTAGAGGAGCCGTTGCCCGTGGCGGGGATCCGCTCTGCCCTGTTTGAGAACCGAGCCCCACCACCCCATCAGTCTACGCAGTCCCAGCCGCTCGCCTCCGGCAGCTTTCTGCACCAGTTGGACCAGGTCACGAGTCAAGTACTGGCCGGATTGATGGAAGCGCAGAAGAGCGCTGTCCCCGGGGACTTGCTCACGCTTCCTGGTACCACAGAGCACTTGAGGTTTACCCGGCCCTTGACCATGGCAGAACTGAGTCGCCTTCGTCGCCAGTTTATTTCGTACACTAAAATGCATCGCAACAATGAGAACT
Protein-coding sequences here:
- the LOC105495050 gene encoding protein KTI12 homolog, producing MPLVVFCGLPYSGKSRRAEELRMALAAEGRAVYVVDDAAVLGAEDPTVYGDSAREKALRGALRASVERRLSRHDVVILDSLNYIKGFRYELYCLARAARTPLCLVYCVRPGGPSAGPQVAGAKENPGRNVSVSWRPHAEEDGRPQAAGSSVLRELHTAGSVVNGSVQADVPKELEREESGTAESPALVTPESEKSAKHVSGSFYSPELLEALMLRFEAPDSRNRWDRPLFTLVGLEEPLPVAGIRSALFENRAPPPHQSTQSQPLASGSFLHQLDQVTSQVLAGLMEAQKSAVPGDLLTLPGTTEHLRFTRPLTMAELSRLRRQFISYTKMHRNNENLPQLANMFLQYLSQSLH